One Molothrus aeneus isolate 106 chromosome 29, BPBGC_Maene_1.0, whole genome shotgun sequence genomic region harbors:
- the KCTD9 gene encoding BTB/POZ domain-containing protein KCTD9 isoform X2, whose product MRRVTLFVNGSARNGKVVAVYGTLSDLLSVASNKLGIKATSVYNGKGGLIDDIALIRDDDVLFVCEGEPFIDPQTDGRAQEELTGSHTDWLTLNVGGRYFTTTRSTLVNKEPDSMLAHMFKDKGVLEEARFFGIDSLIEHLEVAIKNSQPAEDHSPISRKEFVRFLLATPTKSELRCQGLNFSGADLSRLDLRYINFKMANLSRCNLAHANLCCANLERADLSGSVLDCANLQGVKMLCSNAEGASLKGCNFEDPSGLKANLEGANLKGVDMEGSQMTGINLRVATLKNAKLKNCNLRGATLAGTDLENCDLSGCDLQEANLRGSNVKGAIFEEMLTPLHMSQSVR is encoded by the exons ATGAGGCGGGTGACGCTGTTCGTCAACGGCAGCGCCCGCAACGGGAAG GTCGTGGCTGTGTATGGGACTCTCTCAGATTTGCTCTCTGTGGCCAGCAACAAGCTTGGGATCAAAGCCACCAGCGTTTACAACGGGAAAGGGGGGCTCATTGATGATATTGCTTTGATTAG GGATGATgatgttttgtttgtctgtgaAGGGGAGCCCTTCATTG ATCCTCAGACTGATGGGAGAGCTCAGGAGGAGCTGACAGGGTCCCACACAGACTGGCTGACTCTCAATGTGGGAGGCAGATATTTCACCACCACCCG GAGCACTTTGGTTAACAAAGAACCTGACAGTATGTTGGCACACATGTTCAAAGACAAAG GGGTTCTGGAAGAAGCCAGGTTTTTTGGGATCGACTCCCTCATTGAACACCTGGAAGTTGCTATTAAG AACTCGCAGCCGGCCGAGGATCACTCTCCCATCTCTCGGAAGGAATTCGTCCGCTTCCTGCTGGCCACGCCCACCAAGTCCGAGCTGCGCTGCCAG GGCCTGAATTTCAGTGGAGCTGACCTTTCCCGCCTGGATCTTCGCTACATCAACTTCAAGATGGCCAACCTGAGCCGCTGCAACCTGGCCCACGCCAACCTGTGCTGTGCCAACCTGGAGAGAGCTGACCTCTCTGGATCCGTGCTGGAT TGTGCAAACCTGCAGGGGGTGAAGATGTTGTGTTCCAACGCAGAGGGAGCATCCCTGAAGGGCTGCAACTTCGAAGATCCATCAGGCCTTAAAGCTAATTTGGAAG GTGCCAACCTGAAGGGAGTGGACATGGAGGGCAGCCAGATGACCGGGATCAACCTGAGAGTGGCCACGCTGAAAAACGCCAAACTCAAGAACTGCAACCTGCGGGGAGCCACCCTGGCAGGGACTGACCTGGAG AATTGTGACCTGTCAGGTTGTGACCTACAAGAAGCAAATTTGAGGGGATCCAACGTGAAAGGAGCCATCTTTGAGGAGATGCTGACGCCTCTGCACATGTCCCAGAGTGTCAGATAG
- the KCTD9 gene encoding BTB/POZ domain-containing protein KCTD9 isoform X1 has translation MRRVTLFVNGSARNGKVVAVYGTLSDLLSVASNKLGIKATSVYNGKGGLIDDIALIRDDDVLFVCEGEPFIDPQTDGRAQEELTGSHTDWLTLNVGGRYFTTTRSTLVNKEPDSMLAHMFKDKDAWGNKQDPRGAFLIDRSPEYFEPILNYLRHGQLIVNDGINLLGVLEEARFFGIDSLIEHLEVAIKNSQPAEDHSPISRKEFVRFLLATPTKSELRCQGLNFSGADLSRLDLRYINFKMANLSRCNLAHANLCCANLERADLSGSVLDCANLQGVKMLCSNAEGASLKGCNFEDPSGLKANLEGANLKGVDMEGSQMTGINLRVATLKNAKLKNCNLRGATLAGTDLENCDLSGCDLQEANLRGSNVKGAIFEEMLTPLHMSQSVR, from the exons ATGAGGCGGGTGACGCTGTTCGTCAACGGCAGCGCCCGCAACGGGAAG GTCGTGGCTGTGTATGGGACTCTCTCAGATTTGCTCTCTGTGGCCAGCAACAAGCTTGGGATCAAAGCCACCAGCGTTTACAACGGGAAAGGGGGGCTCATTGATGATATTGCTTTGATTAG GGATGATgatgttttgtttgtctgtgaAGGGGAGCCCTTCATTG ATCCTCAGACTGATGGGAGAGCTCAGGAGGAGCTGACAGGGTCCCACACAGACTGGCTGACTCTCAATGTGGGAGGCAGATATTTCACCACCACCCG GAGCACTTTGGTTAACAAAGAACCTGACAGTATGTTGGCACACATGTTCAAAGACAAAG ATGCTTGGGGGAATAAGCAAGATCCTAGAGGAGCTTTCCTCATTGACCGCAGTCCCGAGTATTTTGAGCCCATTTTGAACTATTTGCGTCACGGACAGCTCATTGTAAATGATGGCATTAATTTGCTAG GGGTTCTGGAAGAAGCCAGGTTTTTTGGGATCGACTCCCTCATTGAACACCTGGAAGTTGCTATTAAG AACTCGCAGCCGGCCGAGGATCACTCTCCCATCTCTCGGAAGGAATTCGTCCGCTTCCTGCTGGCCACGCCCACCAAGTCCGAGCTGCGCTGCCAG GGCCTGAATTTCAGTGGAGCTGACCTTTCCCGCCTGGATCTTCGCTACATCAACTTCAAGATGGCCAACCTGAGCCGCTGCAACCTGGCCCACGCCAACCTGTGCTGTGCCAACCTGGAGAGAGCTGACCTCTCTGGATCCGTGCTGGAT TGTGCAAACCTGCAGGGGGTGAAGATGTTGTGTTCCAACGCAGAGGGAGCATCCCTGAAGGGCTGCAACTTCGAAGATCCATCAGGCCTTAAAGCTAATTTGGAAG GTGCCAACCTGAAGGGAGTGGACATGGAGGGCAGCCAGATGACCGGGATCAACCTGAGAGTGGCCACGCTGAAAAACGCCAAACTCAAGAACTGCAACCTGCGGGGAGCCACCCTGGCAGGGACTGACCTGGAG AATTGTGACCTGTCAGGTTGTGACCTACAAGAAGCAAATTTGAGGGGATCCAACGTGAAAGGAGCCATCTTTGAGGAGATGCTGACGCCTCTGCACATGTCCCAGAGTGTCAGATAG